The following proteins are encoded in a genomic region of Pikeienuella piscinae:
- a CDS encoding SDR family oxidoreductase, translating to MFSDGLFDGKRILVTGGGTGLGRAMAERLLALGADIVICGRRENVLQAAAKEMTAKGGRVDCYGLDIRNAQAVDEMVADIFATGGLTGLLNNAAGNFIARTEDLSPKGFDAVANIVMHGTFYVTQAVGKRWIAAGQGGSVLSIVVTWVRNGGPFVTPSAMSKAAVAAMTKSLAAEWGRYGVRLNAVAPGEIPTEGMSKRLNPGETPGARTAARNPMGRVGTMEELQNLAAFLLSDGCPWLTGEVIAMDGAQALATGGNFYELREWGDAEWKAARERIEAVNAKDRKER from the coding sequence ATGTTCAGCGACGGGCTTTTTGACGGCAAGCGCATTCTCGTGACCGGGGGCGGGACCGGACTCGGTCGGGCGATGGCGGAGCGATTGCTTGCGCTCGGCGCCGATATCGTCATCTGCGGCCGGCGCGAGAACGTGCTCCAAGCGGCTGCGAAGGAGATGACCGCGAAAGGCGGGCGGGTGGACTGCTACGGGCTGGACATCCGCAACGCCCAGGCCGTCGATGAGATGGTCGCGGATATCTTCGCCACCGGCGGGCTCACCGGCCTTCTGAACAACGCCGCCGGCAATTTCATCGCCCGGACCGAAGATCTCTCGCCGAAGGGTTTCGACGCCGTCGCCAATATCGTCATGCACGGCACGTTCTATGTGACGCAGGCGGTCGGCAAGCGCTGGATCGCGGCGGGGCAGGGCGGCTCGGTCCTCTCCATCGTCGTCACCTGGGTGCGCAATGGCGGCCCCTTCGTCACCCCCTCCGCCATGTCGAAGGCGGCGGTGGCGGCGATGACGAAATCGCTGGCGGCTGAATGGGGCCGCTACGGCGTGCGCCTCAACGCCGTCGCGCCCGGCGAGATCCCGACCGAGGGCATGTCGAAGCGCCTCAATCCCGGCGAGACGCCTGGCGCCCGCACCGCGGCGCGCAACCCGATGGGGCGCGTCGGGACGATGGAGGAATTGCAGAACCTCGCGGCATTCCTCCTCTCCGACGGCTGCCCGTGGCTTACCGGCGAGGTCATCGCGATGGACGGCGCCCAGGCGCTGGCGACCGGCGGCAACTTCTATGAATTGCGTGAATGGGGCGACGCGGAGTGGAAAGCCGCCCGTGAGCGGATCGAGGCGGTGAACGCGAAGGACCGCAAGGAGCGGTGA
- the rnk gene encoding nucleoside diphosphate kinase regulator — MTPLKTEPAKKRRIRDPKIVIDARHLDHIEALAEGAMQRNPTMADRLLHEIGRARVAPSKKMPKTVVSIGSIVTYRDETTGQERTVQLVYPEDADIARQRVSLMTPIGVALLGLAEGAAFYWDTRDDQRRTLTVIRVEQPADAEQSAG, encoded by the coding sequence ATGACGCCCCTCAAGACCGAGCCCGCCAAGAAACGCCGCATTCGCGATCCGAAGATCGTCATCGACGCCCGGCATCTCGATCATATCGAGGCCCTCGCCGAAGGCGCCATGCAGCGCAACCCGACCATGGCCGACCGGCTCCTGCACGAGATCGGGCGCGCCCGCGTCGCGCCTTCGAAGAAGATGCCGAAGACTGTCGTCTCGATCGGCAGCATCGTGACCTATCGGGACGAGACGACGGGACAGGAGCGCACGGTCCAGTTGGTCTACCCGGAGGATGCCGACATCGCCCGCCAGCGCGTCTCGCTGATGACGCCGATCGGCGTCGCGTTGCTCGGTCTGGCCGAAGGCGCCGCCTTCTACTGGGATACGCGGGACGATCAACGCCGGACGCTGACGGTGATCCGCGTCGAGCAGCCCGCCGACGCCGAGCAGAGCGCGGGCTGA
- a CDS encoding mechanosensitive ion channel family protein — MSAMNHARQLLWPTVLVVLSVGLALFQVELTGVFGDSEMLALSFRALAYFAAAWLAGRLVAVALDQTAGRRRPYPRLLKDMFAALFFMAAFAATVALVMGEGAVGALAGSGIILALIGFAIRNVVADTLSGVALGVEGPFRIGDWIDIDKLALGKVIEIGWRTTRILTADSTYLILPNSQIARQRITNYSAPRPHYRAQIAITLDHTMPIGTAREIMQAATRGAKLIQQDPAPDIRVQSYDEGGITYAVRYWVSRFERHVDCRDEVYSVIDKALRDAGIVAPHRRIELVRAHQTPRPAPFERAEPIEADAM, encoded by the coding sequence ATGAGCGCCATGAATCATGCGAGACAGCTTCTCTGGCCGACCGTTCTCGTCGTCCTGAGCGTCGGGTTGGCGCTCTTCCAAGTCGAGCTCACCGGCGTCTTCGGCGACAGCGAGATGCTGGCGCTCTCCTTCCGGGCGCTGGCCTATTTCGCCGCCGCCTGGCTCGCGGGCCGGCTCGTCGCCGTGGCGCTCGACCAGACCGCGGGGCGCCGGCGCCCCTATCCGCGGCTTCTGAAGGACATGTTCGCGGCGCTCTTCTTCATGGCCGCCTTCGCCGCGACCGTCGCGCTCGTGATGGGCGAGGGCGCGGTCGGCGCGCTGGCCGGGTCCGGCATCATCCTGGCGCTGATCGGCTTCGCCATCCGCAACGTCGTGGCGGACACGCTCTCCGGCGTCGCGCTCGGCGTCGAGGGGCCGTTTCGCATCGGCGACTGGATCGACATCGACAAGCTCGCCCTCGGCAAGGTGATCGAGATCGGCTGGCGGACGACGCGCATCCTGACCGCGGATTCGACCTACCTGATCCTGCCCAACAGCCAGATCGCTCGCCAGCGCATCACCAACTATTCCGCGCCGAGACCGCATTACCGCGCCCAGATCGCCATCACCCTCGACCACACCATGCCGATCGGAACCGCGCGCGAGATCATGCAGGCGGCGACGCGCGGCGCGAAGCTGATCCAGCAGGACCCGGCGCCCGATATCCGCGTCCAGTCCTATGACGAGGGCGGCATCACCTACGCCGTGCGCTACTGGGTCTCGCGGTTCGAGCGGCATGTGGACTGCCGCGACGAGGTCTATTCCGTCATCGACAAGGCGCTCCGCGACGCCGGCATCGTCGCCCCGCACCGCCGCATCGAACTGGTTCGCGCCCACCAGACCCCCCGCCCCGCGCCTTTCGAGAGGGCGGAGCCGATTGAGGCGGACGCGATGTGA
- a CDS encoding ATP-dependent nuclease: MAYGFDERPNTALTADATKHLESIKSSEYAVLVGRNNCGKSFLLKTLTEKIGQEAAYIGPARYTNFNRLAFYTPNRRRKKEWWQKFSQWRRENHNMDNSPIDLQRAIAEFDDVTINVFFGLMRELLNIDIEIAKADPTNEMSQPYLSCGGHNLSYTSSGTRLIASILTCLLDKEYKVILIGEPELGISPEVQGVLADFLFSKKSRQKYFSHIETLIFATHSTVFLNRKRISDNYMVEKSGDTIDISRVQTQQDLNGIHFFLLGNRLETLYLPSGIFIVEGKCDEIYLKRLFEIEFPGAVLSVVQAGDDSRISQVISIASGFFSDLQKSPYRDRIVPVLDSVHANGLVGKIVKQGIPMDNIVIWSKNGIEHFYPENIFDDIFGEGGELVIDGDSISRNGVSYKKFELAEKVTARLSTNATHPSEVDKKLLSKVRGMIGEA; encoded by the coding sequence ATGGCATATGGATTTGATGAGCGCCCGAACACGGCATTGACGGCGGATGCGACGAAACACCTTGAATCAATTAAGAGCTCCGAATACGCAGTTCTTGTTGGGCGTAATAATTGCGGCAAGTCGTTTCTCCTAAAGACGCTTACAGAGAAAATTGGACAGGAGGCGGCGTATATTGGTCCAGCGAGATATACGAATTTTAATAGACTTGCATTTTATACACCAAATCGACGGAGGAAGAAAGAATGGTGGCAGAAATTTTCCCAGTGGAGGAGAGAAAATCACAATATGGACAATTCTCCGATAGATCTGCAGAGAGCGATTGCCGAATTTGATGATGTGACAATAAATGTATTCTTTGGATTGATGAGAGAATTACTTAATATAGATATTGAAATAGCAAAGGCGGATCCTACAAATGAAATGTCTCAACCTTACCTGAGCTGCGGTGGCCATAATCTTTCGTACACGAGCTCTGGAACTAGGCTAATAGCATCTATACTAACATGTCTCTTAGACAAAGAGTATAAGGTTATTCTTATAGGCGAACCTGAGCTTGGCATTAGTCCAGAAGTACAGGGAGTTCTTGCGGATTTTTTATTTAGCAAGAAATCTAGACAAAAGTATTTTTCACATATCGAAACTTTGATCTTCGCCACTCATTCGACAGTATTCTTGAATAGAAAGAGAATATCAGACAATTACATGGTAGAGAAATCTGGTGACACAATTGATATTTCTAGGGTCCAAACTCAGCAGGACCTTAACGGCATCCACTTTTTCCTTTTGGGTAATCGATTAGAAACACTATATCTGCCTAGCGGTATTTTTATTGTCGAGGGGAAGTGTGATGAGATATATCTTAAACGGCTGTTCGAGATTGAGTTCCCCGGAGCAGTGCTCAGCGTTGTGCAAGCTGGAGACGACTCTAGAATTTCTCAGGTTATTAGTATTGCGTCTGGGTTCTTCTCCGACCTTCAAAAAAGTCCGTATCGAGATCGCATTGTTCCGGTCCTAGACTCAGTTCACGCCAACGGGCTGGTCGGGAAAATTGTTAAACAAGGTATCCCGATGGATAACATTGTTATTTGGTCAAAGAACGGTATTGAGCATTTTTATCCTGAGAATATCTTCGATGATATTTTTGGCGAAGGCGGAGAACTTGTAATTGATGGCGATTCAATCTCTCGCAATGGCGTTTCTTATAAGAAATTTGAACTTGCAGAGAAGGTAACAGCAAGATTATCTACGAATGCGACTCACCCAAGCGAGGTAGATAAAAAGCTTTTATCCAAGGTTCGTGGGATGATTGGTGAGGCGTAG
- a CDS encoding ParB/RepB/Spo0J family partition protein, with product MAVADPPHEEATHLIPIGEIDPDRLLLRDRITKDAPAMEELINAILRSGLRSPIEVFKLSQARPPHVYGLVSGFRRLGAFRLLTERSGADIWKRIPAFLRQPESEQDMLRRIVEENDVRRDVSPWEKARVAVSAADRGYFESVESAVDALYSTASPMKRSRIRAATRAVILLDDYLADPWRLSERQCARIAAAAERENFGEAMQVALIETKERNFEGQWRLIEPLIAESERPRRATATPMAEGRPRRVLRARRTLTVRRERTRDGYSLHFTGKLAEEGLIEDVLDDIERKFAPAPAD from the coding sequence ATGGCCGTCGCCGATCCGCCGCATGAGGAAGCCACGCATCTGATCCCGATCGGGGAGATCGACCCCGACCGTCTTCTGCTCCGCGACCGCATCACGAAAGACGCGCCGGCGATGGAGGAGCTGATCAACGCCATCCTCCGCTCCGGGCTCCGCTCCCCGATCGAGGTTTTCAAGCTGAGCCAGGCGCGCCCGCCGCATGTCTACGGGCTGGTCTCCGGTTTTCGCCGGCTCGGGGCGTTCCGCCTCCTGACCGAGCGGAGCGGCGCCGATATCTGGAAGCGCATCCCCGCCTTTCTCCGCCAGCCGGAATCCGAGCAGGACATGCTCCGACGTATCGTCGAGGAGAACGACGTGCGCCGCGACGTCTCGCCATGGGAGAAGGCCCGCGTCGCCGTCAGCGCGGCTGACCGGGGGTATTTCGAAAGCGTCGAATCAGCGGTCGACGCGCTCTATTCCACCGCCTCGCCGATGAAGCGCAGCCGGATCCGCGCCGCCACCCGCGCCGTCATCCTGCTCGACGATTATCTCGCCGACCCCTGGCGCCTCAGCGAGCGGCAATGCGCCCGCATCGCCGCCGCCGCCGAGCGCGAGAATTTCGGCGAGGCCATGCAGGTCGCCCTGATCGAGACCAAGGAGCGCAATTTCGAGGGCCAGTGGCGGCTGATCGAGCCGCTGATCGCCGAATCCGAGCGCCCGCGCCGCGCCACGGCGACGCCGATGGCCGAGGGTCGTCCGCGCCGGGTTCTCCGCGCCCGCCGCACCCTGACCGTGCGCCGCGAGCGCACCCGCGACGGCTACAGCCTCCACTTCACCGGCAAGCTGGCCGAGGAGGGGCTGATCGAGGATGTGCTGGACGATATCGAGCGCAAATTCGCCCCCGCGCCGGCGGATTGA
- a CDS encoding GcvT family protein, with the protein MKTETRVVVIGGGVVGCSVLYHLTKFGWTDVMLVERSELTSGSTWHAAGGFHTLNADTNMAALQGYTIRLYKELEALTGLSCGLHHVGGVTLADTPERMDFLKAERAKHRYMGLETELVGPDEIRKLSPITNTEGVIGGLYDPLDGHLDPSGTTHAYAKAARMAGAEIVLRNPVLETNPRADGTWDVVTKDGTIHAEHVVNAGGLWAREVGALAGLFLPLHPMEHQYLVTEETPEVYDRETELPHMMDPGGESYLRQEGRGLCIGFYEQPCDAWAVDGTPADFGHELLENKLDRISDSVEFAYRRFPVLERAGIKRVINGPFTFAPDGNPLVGPVPGLRNYWSACAVMAGFSQGGGVGLSLAQWMVEGEAERDVFAMDVSRFGELRTDRHAGRWITPGYTRAKVRENYQRRFSIGYPNEELPAARPFQTTPAYDIWREQRAVFGAGFGMEAVNYFAPAGEPLWETPSFRRSNAFAAIAGEVMAVREAVGINEIHNFGKYLVTGPGARDWLDRIMAGRIPKPGRLSLTPMLSPKGKLIGDFTVTCLAEGRFQVTASYSAQAFHMRWFEAHLPPEGVAVENVSTRRIGFQIAGPKARELLARTTRADVSAGAFRFMDAREMDVGLTRALVQRVSYTGDLGYEIYVGADDQRALYAALAEAGEGLGMKPFGMRAMMSLRLDKFFGSWLREYSPDYTPAETGMDRFIAWNKPADWIGKGPALAEKSAGPARKLCAFAVDAADADVVAYEPIWIEGKVRGFCTSGGYSHYAKTSVALGFVPIDQAVDGLAASIEILGEMRKARLITTPLFDADGARMRG; encoded by the coding sequence ATGAAGACAGAGACCCGAGTCGTAGTGATCGGAGGCGGCGTCGTCGGCTGCTCGGTGCTCTACCATCTCACCAAGTTCGGCTGGACCGACGTGATGCTGGTGGAACGCTCGGAACTCACCTCCGGCTCCACATGGCATGCGGCGGGCGGGTTTCACACGCTCAACGCCGACACCAACATGGCGGCTCTGCAAGGCTACACGATCCGACTCTACAAGGAACTGGAGGCGCTGACGGGCCTGTCCTGCGGCCTCCACCATGTCGGTGGGGTGACTCTGGCCGACACGCCAGAGCGCATGGATTTTCTGAAAGCCGAGCGCGCCAAGCACCGCTATATGGGCCTGGAAACCGAACTCGTCGGCCCCGACGAAATCAGGAAGCTCTCGCCGATCACCAACACCGAGGGCGTGATCGGCGGCCTCTACGACCCGCTCGACGGCCATCTCGACCCCTCGGGGACCACCCACGCCTACGCGAAGGCGGCGCGGATGGCGGGGGCGGAGATCGTGCTCCGCAACCCGGTGCTGGAGACCAACCCGCGCGCCGACGGAACATGGGACGTGGTGACCAAGGACGGGACGATCCACGCCGAACATGTGGTGAACGCCGGTGGGCTCTGGGCGCGGGAGGTCGGGGCGCTGGCCGGGCTTTTCCTGCCGCTCCATCCGATGGAGCATCAGTATCTCGTCACCGAGGAGACGCCGGAGGTTTATGACCGCGAGACCGAGCTTCCGCACATGATGGACCCCGGCGGCGAGAGCTATCTGCGGCAGGAGGGGCGCGGGCTTTGCATCGGCTTTTACGAGCAGCCCTGCGACGCCTGGGCGGTGGACGGCACGCCGGCTGATTTCGGGCATGAGCTCCTGGAGAACAAGCTCGACCGGATCTCCGACTCGGTCGAATTCGCTTATCGCCGCTTTCCGGTGCTGGAGCGCGCGGGAATCAAGCGGGTGATCAACGGCCCCTTCACCTTCGCCCCCGACGGCAATCCGCTGGTCGGGCCGGTTCCGGGGCTGCGAAATTACTGGTCGGCCTGCGCGGTGATGGCGGGGTTCAGCCAGGGCGGCGGCGTCGGCCTCAGCCTCGCGCAGTGGATGGTCGAGGGCGAAGCGGAGCGCGACGTCTTCGCCATGGACGTCTCACGCTTCGGCGAACTCAGGACCGACCGCCATGCCGGGCGCTGGATCACGCCGGGCTACACTCGCGCCAAGGTGCGTGAGAATTACCAGCGCCGTTTCTCCATCGGCTACCCGAACGAGGAACTGCCGGCGGCGCGCCCGTTCCAGACCACCCCCGCCTATGACATCTGGCGCGAACAGCGCGCGGTTTTCGGGGCCGGATTCGGGATGGAGGCGGTGAACTACTTCGCGCCGGCGGGTGAGCCCTTGTGGGAAACGCCGAGCTTTCGACGCTCCAACGCCTTCGCCGCCATCGCCGGCGAGGTGATGGCGGTGCGCGAAGCGGTGGGGATCAACGAGATCCACAATTTCGGCAAGTATCTCGTCACCGGGCCGGGGGCGCGGGACTGGCTCGACCGGATCATGGCCGGGCGCATCCCGAAGCCGGGCCGGCTTTCGCTGACGCCGATGCTTTCACCGAAGGGCAAGCTAATCGGCGACTTCACCGTCACCTGCCTTGCTGAGGGGCGTTTCCAGGTCACCGCCAGCTATTCGGCGCAGGCGTTCCACATGCGCTGGTTCGAGGCGCATCTGCCGCCAGAAGGCGTCGCGGTGGAGAACGTCTCGACCCGCCGGATCGGGTTCCAGATCGCCGGGCCGAAGGCGCGTGAATTGCTGGCGCGCACAACGCGGGCCGATGTCTCGGCCGGGGCGTTCCGGTTCATGGACGCGCGGGAGATGGATGTCGGGCTGACGCGGGCGCTGGTGCAGCGGGTCTCCTACACCGGCGATCTCGGCTACGAGATTTATGTCGGCGCGGACGATCAGCGGGCGCTCTACGCGGCGCTTGCCGAGGCCGGCGAGGGGTTAGGAATGAAGCCCTTCGGTATGCGGGCGATGATGAGCCTCCGGCTCGACAAATTCTTCGGCTCATGGCTGCGGGAATACAGCCCCGACTACACGCCGGCGGAGACCGGGATGGACCGGTTCATCGCCTGGAACAAGCCGGCCGACTGGATCGGGAAAGGGCCGGCGCTGGCGGAAAAATCCGCCGGGCCGGCGCGCAAACTCTGCGCCTTCGCCGTCGATGCGGCGGACGCCGACGTGGTGGCTTACGAACCGATCTGGATCGAGGGAAAGGTGCGGGGGTTCTGCACATCGGGGGGGTATTCGCACTACGCGAAAACCTCGGTCGCGCTCGGGTTCGTTCCGATCGATCAGGCGGTCGACGGGCTGGCGGCTTCCATCGAAATCCTCGGGGAGATGCGGAAGGCCCGGCTGATCACGACGCCGCTTTTCGACGCCGACGGAGCGCGGATGCGGGGCTGA
- a CDS encoding NAD(P)-binding domain-containing protein, protein MARVGFIGTGEIAAALARGLAGRGHEIVVSERGAGFAAALDAEIPELSVAANQDVLDRTDVVFLCLMERAAEEALTPLNFRRDQRIVSVMLAVDLATLARLCAPAKEISITIPLPFIRAGGCPLPVFPESTALAELYGDRNTIIPLGSEAAIPPHFAASAMCSSVYDHLMTGAEWLAGLTGDKAGAEAYLIALIGGYLAQTPLDGKDQLAAVLESLDTEGGLNTTLREHMRMRGANAALIDGLDGFRERLGLPRDT, encoded by the coding sequence ATGGCGCGGGTCGGATTCATCGGAACTGGAGAGATCGCCGCTGCTCTGGCGCGAGGGCTCGCCGGTCGCGGGCATGAGATCGTCGTCTCGGAGCGCGGCGCCGGTTTCGCCGCCGCGCTCGACGCGGAGATCCCCGAGCTTTCCGTCGCCGCCAACCAGGACGTGCTCGATCGGACGGACGTGGTTTTTCTCTGCCTGATGGAACGCGCTGCGGAGGAAGCGCTAACGCCGCTGAATTTCCGGCGCGATCAGCGGATCGTCTCCGTCATGCTCGCGGTCGATCTCGCCACGCTCGCCCGGCTCTGCGCGCCGGCGAAGGAGATCAGCATCACCATTCCTTTGCCCTTCATCCGCGCCGGCGGCTGCCCGCTGCCGGTGTTTCCCGAGAGCACGGCGCTGGCGGAGCTTTACGGCGACCGCAACACGATCATCCCGCTGGGCTCCGAGGCGGCGATCCCACCGCATTTCGCCGCTTCGGCGATGTGTTCGAGCGTCTATGATCATCTAATGACCGGCGCCGAATGGCTGGCGGGACTGACCGGCGACAAGGCGGGCGCGGAGGCGTATCTGATCGCCCTGATCGGCGGTTATCTCGCGCAGACCCCGCTTGACGGGAAGGACCAACTCGCCGCGGTGCTGGAGAGCCTGGACACCGAGGGAGGCCTCAATACGACGCTGCGCGAGCATATGCGCATGCGGGGGGCGAACGCCGCGCTGATTGATGGGCTCGACGGGTTTCGCGAGCGACTCGGCCTGCCGCGCGATACCTGA
- the recF gene encoding DNA replication/repair protein RecF (All proteins in this family for which functions are known are DNA-binding proteins that assist the filamentation of RecA onto DNA for the initiation of recombination or recombinational repair.), with amino-acid sequence MAALRSISLSHFRSHAAFALEVDDRPVALYGPNGAGKTNILEAISMLSPGRGLRRAAADELARRPDPIGWKVRARVETPSGAHEVATGALPGQRRSVEIDGKTAPQAALGALLPMLWLTPAMDRLWTEGPSERRRFLDRATLSFEPGHGERTLAYEHAMRERNRLFAEGRRDPAWIDALEARMAKAGAGIARARVETVARLIAAQDDAASAFPRAGLRIEGATEARVAAADDPRAAEDEAETALRMALAAGRAADASAGRALQGPHRSDLIATHDGKGVEARLASTGEQKALLISIILADARALAAERGASPVLLLDEIAAHLDADRRAALFDEIVALGAPAFMTGTGAELFEALGARGQIIHVGAG; translated from the coding sequence ATGGCCGCGCTCCGCTCTATCAGCCTTTCGCATTTCCGCTCCCACGCGGCCTTTGCGCTGGAGGTCGACGACCGCCCGGTCGCGCTCTATGGCCCGAACGGGGCGGGCAAGACCAATATCCTCGAAGCGATATCCATGCTTTCTCCCGGCCGCGGGCTTCGGCGCGCCGCCGCGGACGAACTTGCGCGCCGGCCCGATCCGATCGGCTGGAAAGTGCGCGCGCGCGTCGAGACGCCTTCGGGCGCGCATGAGGTCGCGACGGGCGCCCTGCCCGGCCAGCGCCGATCGGTGGAGATCGACGGAAAGACGGCGCCGCAAGCCGCGCTCGGCGCGCTCTTGCCGATGCTTTGGCTCACTCCGGCGATGGACCGGCTCTGGACCGAAGGTCCATCCGAACGGCGGCGCTTTCTCGACCGCGCCACGCTCAGCTTCGAGCCGGGTCATGGCGAACGCACCCTCGCCTACGAACACGCGATGCGCGAGCGAAACCGTCTCTTCGCCGAGGGGCGGCGCGACCCCGCCTGGATCGACGCGCTGGAGGCGCGGATGGCGAAGGCCGGCGCCGGGATCGCCCGCGCCCGGGTTGAGACGGTGGCGCGCCTGATCGCGGCTCAGGACGACGCCGCGAGCGCGTTTCCCCGCGCCGGGCTCCGGATCGAGGGCGCGACCGAGGCGCGAGTCGCCGCGGCGGACGATCCGCGCGCGGCGGAGGATGAAGCGGAGACTGCGCTCAGGATGGCGCTGGCTGCGGGGCGCGCCGCAGACGCCTCCGCCGGGCGCGCGCTTCAAGGGCCGCACCGGAGCGATCTGATCGCGACACATGACGGGAAGGGCGTGGAGGCGCGGCTCGCCTCCACCGGCGAACAGAAGGCGCTCCTGATCTCCATCATCCTCGCAGACGCGCGCGCGTTGGCGGCAGAGCGGGGCGCGTCGCCGGTTCTGCTCCTGGATGAAATCGCGGCGCATCTCGACGCGGATCGGCGCGCCGCGCTTTTCGACGAGATCGTCGCGCTCGGCGCGCCGGCTTTCATGACGGGGACAGGCGCCGAGCTTTTCGAGGCGCTCGGCGCGCGCGGGCAGATCATTCACGTCGGCGCCGGCTGA
- the dnaN gene encoding DNA polymerase III subunit beta: MKISIERAALLKAMSRAQGVVERRTTIPILSNVLIEAEGAAVSFRATDLDIEIRESMPAMVSTAGSTTAPAHVLHEIARKLPDGATVTLDDAVGDGRLEVTAGRARFTLPTLPREDFPVMASAEYQTSYEIAAPALRRLFEKANFAISTEETRYYLNGVYLHAPEATPPKLRAVATDGHRLARIDTDLPEGAAGCPGVIVPRKTVGELRKLLEDDEATIAVSVSETKIRFAASDLTLTSKVIDGAFPDYTRVIPANNTKRMEVDAADFARTVDRVATVSAERSRAVKLSLSEDRLTLSVNAPDSGSATDEMAVAYTDEPMEIGFNAKYLLEIAGQVDRENAVLLFNGPGDPTLVREGDDDSAIYVVMPMRV, from the coding sequence ATGAAGATCAGCATCGAACGGGCGGCGCTGCTGAAGGCGATGAGCCGGGCGCAGGGCGTGGTGGAGCGGCGGACAACGATCCCGATCCTCTCGAACGTGCTGATCGAGGCGGAGGGCGCTGCGGTGTCGTTCCGCGCCACCGATCTCGACATCGAGATCCGCGAGTCGATGCCCGCGATGGTCTCGACCGCCGGTTCGACCACAGCGCCGGCGCATGTCCTGCATGAAATCGCCCGCAAGTTGCCCGACGGCGCGACCGTGACGTTGGACGATGCGGTCGGCGACGGTCGCCTCGAAGTGACCGCCGGACGCGCGCGCTTCACCCTGCCGACCCTGCCGCGCGAGGATTTCCCGGTCATGGCCTCAGCGGAGTATCAGACCAGCTACGAGATCGCCGCGCCGGCGCTGCGGCGCCTCTTCGAAAAAGCGAATTTCGCGATCTCGACCGAAGAGACGCGCTATTATCTCAACGGTGTCTATCTCCATGCGCCCGAGGCGACTCCGCCGAAGCTGCGCGCCGTCGCCACCGACGGGCACCGCCTGGCGCGGATCGACACCGACCTGCCGGAGGGCGCCGCGGGCTGCCCTGGCGTGATTGTTCCGCGCAAGACCGTGGGCGAGTTGAGAAAGCTTCTGGAGGATGATGAAGCGACGATCGCCGTGTCCGTGTCCGAAACCAAGATCCGCTTCGCGGCGAGCGATCTGACGCTGACTTCGAAAGTCATCGATGGCGCCTTTCCGGATTACACACGGGTGATCCCCGCCAACAATACGAAGCGGATGGAGGTCGACGCCGCCGATTTCGCTCGCACGGTGGATCGCGTCGCCACAGTCTCGGCCGAGCGCTCGCGCGCCGTCAAACTGAGCCTTTCAGAGGACCGGCTGACGCTTTCGGTCAACGCGCCGGATAGCGGGTCGGCGACCGACGAGATGGCGGTCGCCTACACCGACGAACCGATGGAGATCGGCTTCAACGCGAAATATCTTCTCGAGATCGCCGGCCAGGTGGATCGGGAGAACGCCGTCCTCCTGTTCAATGGCCCCGGCGACCCGACGCTTGTGCGCGAGGGCGACGACGACAGCGCGATCTACGTCGTCATGCCGATGCGAGTGTGA